The sequence GCTGACAGAGCGAGCGGACCTGGGGCAGGTCACGGCGTCCGTCCACGAGGATGACGTCGGCCCCGGGGGTGTCCACGAGGGCGGGGCCCTCGGCGGGGGCCACCCGCACGCTGTGCAGCAGGAGGCCGAGGGCGGGGAGCACCTCCGTCGACGGCTGGAGGGCATTCGTCAGGAGCAGAAGGGAACTCATCGCCGCCCACCTGCTCGGTTCATCGGTCGCTGATCGTGCACGGTTGGCTCGCCCATGACGTCGGTCCTCCTCAGTTCCCTGCGAGAGGGGCACTCCCGGGTGGGACCCGGGGGAGTATGCGGCTCTGCTTCGTACGCTGGTGTTCCGCTGAGCTTGTCGAAACGTCGTCGTAACAACGTCCGGAAAGCACAAAAGGACCCGGGGGCTGCTTTGCCCGGATCCTCTTCACAGGAGAATAACCCACATGAGTTCTGTGTCCGAGGGGAGAATTCCGGATTCCTCTGTTCGCTCGATCACGCGCGGCCCGCTGAGAGCCGCGTTGCGGGCGGATGACGGGGTCGGGATCGAGGCGGTGTACGACCCGTGTACGGCGGATGACGCCGGGGCCGGGGACCCGGGCACGGTGATCGTCGTCGCGCACGGGTTCACCGGTTCGGCCGACCGTCCGGCGGTCCGGCGGGCCGTGCGGACGTTCTCCCGGTACGCGGCCGTGGTCAGCTTCTCCTTCCGTGGCCACGGCGGGTCCGGCGGCCTTTCCACGGTCGGCGACCGCGAGGTGCTGGACCTGGCGGCGGCGGTGTCCTGGGCGCGCTCGCTCGGGTACGGGCGGGTGGTGACGGTCGGCTTCTCGATGGGCGGCTCGGTGGTGCTGCGGCACGGCGCGCTGTACGCGGACCCGGCGGCGGACGGCGAGGGCGGCCGGCCCGTCGCGGAGCGCGAGGGGCGCACAGAGGCGTGTACGGGGGCGTACGCCGACGCGGTGGTGTCCGTGAGCGCCCCGGCGCGTTGGTACTACCGGGGGACGGCCCCGATGCGCCGCCTGCACTGGATGGTCACCCGCCCCACCGGCCGGCTGGTCGGGCGCTACGGCTTCCGTACGCGCATCCACCACGACGAGTGGGACCCGGTCCCGCTCTCCCCGGTCGCCGCGGCGGCCCTGATCGCCCCGGCACCCCTGCTGATCGTGCACGGCGACCGGGACCCGTACTTCCCGCTCGACCACCCGCGCATGCTCGCCGCCGCCGCGGGCGAGGCGGCGGACCTGTGGCTGGAGCGCGGCATGGGGCACGCGGAGAACGCGGCGGACGAGACCTTGCTCACCCGCATCGCCGAATGGGCGGTGCGGCGGTGAACCATGATGGGCAGCCGATGCCCCGACCGGCACACGACGAACGGAACGAAAGGAGCGCCGCCATGCCTGCGGGAACGATCCGCTACTGGGCAGCAGCCAAGGCCGCGGCCGGGACCGCGGAGGAGCCGTATGCCGCCGCGACCCTCAAGGAGGCGCTCGACGCGGTGCGCGCGCGGCACCCCGGCGAGCTGAGCAGCGTGCTGCGCAGGTGCTCGTTCCTCATCGACGGCGACCCCGTCGGGACCCGGAGCCATGAGACCGTACGCCTTGCCGAGGGCGGCACGGTCGAGGTGCTCCCGCCGTTCGCAGGAGGGTGAACCGCAGAACATGAGCAACAGCGATCAGCAGCAGCCGTACTACCCGGGCCCGGAGCAGCCGCCCCAGTACCCGGACCCGTACCCGCATCAGGCCCAGCCCCAGTACCCGTACGGGCAGGAGCCGCAGCAGTACTCCCACGCACAGCAGCAGCACCCGCAGCAGCCTCAGCACCCGCAACAGCCCTATGGCCGGCAGTCCTACGACCAGCAGGCGTACGGCGATCCGTCGCACGCGGGTCAGGGATACGCGGGTCAGGGATACGCCGACCAGGGACACACAGGCCAGGGGTACGCGGATGCCTCGGCCGGGTCGCCGGAGCACGGTGCCGCGCAGACCTGGGAGGGGCAGACCTGGGACACCCAGTACCAGCCGGCCGTCCCGTCCCCGGACCGGCCCGCCCCGGTGCCGCCCGTGGACCCCGCCCCCCTGCCTCCGCGGCACGCCTCCGCACCCGGCGGGACCGGCTCGTACCCGCTGCCCCCCGAGGTGCGGGCCACGCCCGCCCCCGCCCCCGCCGGGGCGGCCCCTGACGACGGCTACAGCGCGCCCACCACGCTGGGCAACGCG comes from Streptomyces sp. Mut1 and encodes:
- a CDS encoding alpha/beta hydrolase family protein — protein: MSSVSEGRIPDSSVRSITRGPLRAALRADDGVGIEAVYDPCTADDAGAGDPGTVIVVAHGFTGSADRPAVRRAVRTFSRYAAVVSFSFRGHGGSGGLSTVGDREVLDLAAAVSWARSLGYGRVVTVGFSMGGSVVLRHGALYADPAADGEGGRPVAEREGRTEACTGAYADAVVSVSAPARWYYRGTAPMRRLHWMVTRPTGRLVGRYGFRTRIHHDEWDPVPLSPVAAAALIAPAPLLIVHGDRDPYFPLDHPRMLAAAAGEAADLWLERGMGHAENAADETLLTRIAEWAVRR
- a CDS encoding MoaD/ThiS family protein, with amino-acid sequence MPAGTIRYWAAAKAAAGTAEEPYAAATLKEALDAVRARHPGELSSVLRRCSFLIDGDPVGTRSHETVRLAEGGTVEVLPPFAGG